One Alligator mississippiensis isolate rAllMis1 chromosome 1, rAllMis1, whole genome shotgun sequence genomic window carries:
- the NFKBIZ gene encoding NF-kappa-B inhibitor zeta isoform X1 has translation MLVESGRAALALGGGGTGSPLDLACFYASSPRSSEGSCSPTRSAPASPGSGSGSGSGSDCEAAGGQRRAVEHHMGGGRQHKGPFQGVRVKNSVKELLLHFRSSRQMSTGYVPDDCKVQEGLLNYDQYTELKNLLAHSVKRKASEPLCDGPAYKRPASAQPHLLTPPQTPTSVDNMEDAHKNESKHDSNTDLLQNIINIKNESSPVSLNTVQVSWLHSISNHNSPGERYQDSSGTQAFSPPQKYQTFQDSSSQQMLDAPQNYQFAPSQAQDLSQNYTRDPSLEYRPVSGKVQSLAYQQNAFESRELRYCPTQSFSSLLNGSEGSENMTFPLQPLANAHEQLDISTHAQNFSLAPSNICGTLGGNGTSLATLNVSLQHTGIRNTAQLGKSFFQWQVEQEENKLANLSQDQLLAKDSDGDTFLHIAVAQGRRALSFVLARKMAALHMLDIKEHNGQSAFQVAVAANQHLIVQDLVGLGAQVNTTDCWGRTPLHVCAEKGHAQVLQAIQKGVLENSQYVDLEATNYDGLSALHCAVLAHNAVVHELQNRQPPHSPEVQELLLRNKSLVDTIKTLIQMGASVEAKDRKSGRSALHLAAEEANVELIRLFLELPNSLSFVNAKAYNGNTALHVAASLQYRMTQLDAVRLLMRKGADPSARNLENEQPVHLVPDGSVGEQVKETPNLSDFSIELSGHE, from the exons ATGCTGGTGGAGAGCGGGCGCGCGGCGCTGGCGCTGGGAGGCGGCGGTACGGGCAGCCCCCTGGACCTCGCTTGCTTCTATGCCTCGTCCCCGCGCTCCAGCGAGGGCAGCTGCTCGCCTACCCGCTCCGCGCCCGCCTCGCccggctcgggctcgggctcgggctcgggctccgaCTGCGAGGCGGCGGGCGGGCAGCGACGCGCCG TTGAACACCACATGGGGGGAGGAAGGCAGCACAAAGGACCTTTCCAAGGGGTTCGTGTGAAGAACTCGGTGAAAGAGCTTCTCTTGCACTTCAGAAGCAGCAGACAGATGTCTACAGGCTATGTTCCTGATGACTGCAAG gtaCAAGAAGGGTTACTGAACTACGATCAGTATACAG AGTTGAAGAACTTGCTAGCTCACAGTGTCAAAAGAAAGGCTTCTGAGCCCCTCTGTGATGGACCTGCTTACAAACGGCCAGCCAGTGCCCAGCCTCATCTCCTG ACACCACCACAGACACCAACCTCTGTTGATAACATGGAGGATGCACACAAAAATGAATCAAAGCACGATAGCAATACTGACCTGCTTCAGAACATTATAAATATTAAGAATGAGTCGAGTCCAGTTTCTCTGAACACGGTGCAGGTTAGCTGGCTGCACTCTATTTCTAACCATAACTCGCCTGGAGAGCGCTATCAAGACAGTTCAGGAACACAGGCTTTCTCTCCACCCCAGAAGTATCAAACATTCCAAGACAGCAGTTCCCAACAAATGTTGGATGCTCCCCAGAACTACCAGTTTGCTCCCTCACAGGCCCAGGATTTGTCTCAGAATTATACTCGGGATCCTTCACTGGAATACAGGCCAGTTTCTGGCAAAGTCCAGTCTCTGGCCTACCAGCAAAATGCTTTTGAAAGTCGTGAACTGCGGTATTGCCCAACCCAGAGTTTCTCATCTCTCTTGAATGGTTCTGAAGGCTCAGAGAATATGACTTTTCCGCTGCAGCCTCTTGCAAATGCCCATGAGCAACTTGACATCAGCACCCATGCTCAGAACTTCAGCCTGGCACCAAGTAATATCTGTGGTACTCTTGGTGGAAATGGTACATCTCTGGCTACTCTGAATGTCTCTCTACAGCACACAGGTATCAGAAACACTGCACAGCTGGGCAAGTCCTTCTTTCAGTGGCAggtggaacaggaggaaaacaagctGGCCAACCTCTCTCAGGACCAGCTCCTTGCCAAAGACTCAGATGGTGACAC GTTCCTTCATATTGCTGTTGCACAGGGCCGGAGGGCTCTTTCCTTCGTTCTTGCAAGAAAGATGGCTGCTCTGCACATGCTGGATATTAAAGAACACAATGGCCAG AGTGCCTTTCAGGTGGCGGTAGCTGCCAACCAGCATCTCATTGTACAGGACTTGGTTGGTCTAGGGGCTCAAGTGAACACCACTGACTGCTGGGGCAGGACACCACTGCATGTTTGTGCTGAGAAGGGGCATGCCCAGGTCCTTCAG GCAATCCAGAAAGGAGTCTTGGAAAATAGCCAGTACGTGGACCTTGAGGCAACAAACTATGATG GTTTGTCAGCTTTGCACTGTGCGGTACTAGCCCACAATGCTGTGGTGCATGAACTCCAGAACCGTCAGCCTCCTCACTCCCCAGAGGTTCAGGAACTTCTATTGAGAAACAAGAGTCTGGTAGACACCATCAAGACTCTGATCCAAATGGGAGCTTCTGTTGAAGCAAAA GATCGTAAGAGTGGTCGCTCAGCTCTGCACCTAGCAGCAGAAGAAGCCAATGTGGAGCTTATTCGTCTCTTTCTGGAGCTGCCCAACAGCCTGTCTTTTGTTAACGCAAAG GCGTACAATGGCAACACAGCACTTCAtgtggctgccagcctgcagtatCGGATGACCCAGTTGGATGCAGTTCGTCTGCTGATGAGAAAGGGAGCTGATCCCAGTGCTAGGAACCTGGAGAATGAGCAGCCAGTTCATCTGGTTCCTGATGGCTCTGTAGGAGAACAGGTAAAAGAAACTCCAAACCTTTCAGATTTTTCTATTGAGTTGAGTGGCCatgagtag
- the NFKBIZ gene encoding NF-kappa-B inhibitor zeta isoform X2: protein MLVESGRAALALGGGGTGSPLDLACFYASSPRSSEGSCSPTRSAPASPGSGSGSGSGSDCEAAGGQRRAVEHHMGGGRQHKGPFQGVRVKNSVKELLLHFRSSRQMSTGYVPDDCKVQEGLLNYDQYTELKNLLAHSVKRKASEPLCDGPAYKRPASAQPHLLTPPQTPTSVDNMEDAHKNESKHDSNTDLLQNIINIKNESSPVSLNTVQVSWLHSISNHNSPGERYQDSSGTQAFSPPQKYQTFQDSSSQQMLDAPQNYQFAPSQAQDLSQNYTRDPSLEYRPVSGKVQSLAYQQNAFESRELRYCPTQSFSSLLNGSEGSENMTFPLQPLANAHEQLDISTHAQNFSLAPSNICGTLGGNGTSLATLNVSLQHTGIRNTAQLGKSFFQWQVEQEENKLANLSQDQLLAKDSDGDTFLHIAVAQGRRALSFVLARKMAALHMLDIKEHNGQSAFQVAVAANQHLIVQDLVGLGAQVNTTDCWGRTPLHVCAEKGHAQVLQAIQKGVLENSQYVDLEATNYDGLSALHCAVLAHNAVVHELQNRQPPHSPEVQELLLRNKSLVDTIKTLIQMGASVEAKDRKSGRSALHLAAEEANVELIRLFLELPNSLSFVNAKAYNGNTALHVAASLQYRMTQLDAVRLLMRKGADPSARNLENEQPVHLVPDGSVGEQIRRILKGKAIQQRASPY, encoded by the exons ATGCTGGTGGAGAGCGGGCGCGCGGCGCTGGCGCTGGGAGGCGGCGGTACGGGCAGCCCCCTGGACCTCGCTTGCTTCTATGCCTCGTCCCCGCGCTCCAGCGAGGGCAGCTGCTCGCCTACCCGCTCCGCGCCCGCCTCGCccggctcgggctcgggctcgggctcgggctccgaCTGCGAGGCGGCGGGCGGGCAGCGACGCGCCG TTGAACACCACATGGGGGGAGGAAGGCAGCACAAAGGACCTTTCCAAGGGGTTCGTGTGAAGAACTCGGTGAAAGAGCTTCTCTTGCACTTCAGAAGCAGCAGACAGATGTCTACAGGCTATGTTCCTGATGACTGCAAG gtaCAAGAAGGGTTACTGAACTACGATCAGTATACAG AGTTGAAGAACTTGCTAGCTCACAGTGTCAAAAGAAAGGCTTCTGAGCCCCTCTGTGATGGACCTGCTTACAAACGGCCAGCCAGTGCCCAGCCTCATCTCCTG ACACCACCACAGACACCAACCTCTGTTGATAACATGGAGGATGCACACAAAAATGAATCAAAGCACGATAGCAATACTGACCTGCTTCAGAACATTATAAATATTAAGAATGAGTCGAGTCCAGTTTCTCTGAACACGGTGCAGGTTAGCTGGCTGCACTCTATTTCTAACCATAACTCGCCTGGAGAGCGCTATCAAGACAGTTCAGGAACACAGGCTTTCTCTCCACCCCAGAAGTATCAAACATTCCAAGACAGCAGTTCCCAACAAATGTTGGATGCTCCCCAGAACTACCAGTTTGCTCCCTCACAGGCCCAGGATTTGTCTCAGAATTATACTCGGGATCCTTCACTGGAATACAGGCCAGTTTCTGGCAAAGTCCAGTCTCTGGCCTACCAGCAAAATGCTTTTGAAAGTCGTGAACTGCGGTATTGCCCAACCCAGAGTTTCTCATCTCTCTTGAATGGTTCTGAAGGCTCAGAGAATATGACTTTTCCGCTGCAGCCTCTTGCAAATGCCCATGAGCAACTTGACATCAGCACCCATGCTCAGAACTTCAGCCTGGCACCAAGTAATATCTGTGGTACTCTTGGTGGAAATGGTACATCTCTGGCTACTCTGAATGTCTCTCTACAGCACACAGGTATCAGAAACACTGCACAGCTGGGCAAGTCCTTCTTTCAGTGGCAggtggaacaggaggaaaacaagctGGCCAACCTCTCTCAGGACCAGCTCCTTGCCAAAGACTCAGATGGTGACAC GTTCCTTCATATTGCTGTTGCACAGGGCCGGAGGGCTCTTTCCTTCGTTCTTGCAAGAAAGATGGCTGCTCTGCACATGCTGGATATTAAAGAACACAATGGCCAG AGTGCCTTTCAGGTGGCGGTAGCTGCCAACCAGCATCTCATTGTACAGGACTTGGTTGGTCTAGGGGCTCAAGTGAACACCACTGACTGCTGGGGCAGGACACCACTGCATGTTTGTGCTGAGAAGGGGCATGCCCAGGTCCTTCAG GCAATCCAGAAAGGAGTCTTGGAAAATAGCCAGTACGTGGACCTTGAGGCAACAAACTATGATG GTTTGTCAGCTTTGCACTGTGCGGTACTAGCCCACAATGCTGTGGTGCATGAACTCCAGAACCGTCAGCCTCCTCACTCCCCAGAGGTTCAGGAACTTCTATTGAGAAACAAGAGTCTGGTAGACACCATCAAGACTCTGATCCAAATGGGAGCTTCTGTTGAAGCAAAA GATCGTAAGAGTGGTCGCTCAGCTCTGCACCTAGCAGCAGAAGAAGCCAATGTGGAGCTTATTCGTCTCTTTCTGGAGCTGCCCAACAGCCTGTCTTTTGTTAACGCAAAG GCGTACAATGGCAACACAGCACTTCAtgtggctgccagcctgcagtatCGGATGACCCAGTTGGATGCAGTTCGTCTGCTGATGAGAAAGGGAGCTGATCCCAGTGCTAGGAACCTGGAGAATGAGCAGCCAGTTCATCTGGTTCCTGATGGCTCTGTAGGAGAACAG ATAAGACGGATCCTGAAGGGGAAGGCTATTCAGCAGAGAGCCTCGCCATATTAG